The DNA sequence AGGGgccaatttatataaatatgaaactgAACGTGATATTGAAGTCGATTTTAATTGAATACGTACCTACATACATAGCGTGAgaatgattataattatattgtatcgTTCCTCTGATGATATGAACGGTATACATTCTAAATCTATTTGCTCTTTAAGTGaaccttatatttataaattattttaacataacaaaTAATGATAGTTCAATTACTGTCTATCACGTTTACAGTTTAAGCCTTTTGGATTGAATTATATTCCAAAAATACTGTCATATGTTGTTTGTAGCACATTCAttcgatttttattattctctTTAAAATTCGCACACGAGGAAAACGGTACCTACAGTTCTTTTGCCGAATGCAAcataatttttacacaaaaaattaatcatcgtAATTAACAATCTTTATCTATACTATATCttgtctaatattataaaactgaaaagttttttgtttgtttaaaggcgctaatctcaggaactaatggttcaaattaaaaatcattattgtgtttgttaatgaaacatactttaattttctcaataactttattttattattttgactctaAATTAatgcacacaattttttatatgttaacgcAATGGCCGTCCAAGAGAGAAGAAGAAAAGAAAGGAAAATTGCCATacacaaaactttaatattaaagataaattattgccATTATTACACCTTTTTTGagacttatttaattaactaattttattatctatgatGCACTATTTTTCACTATAAttctacaataattttacaatttatgttcaTGTACTGAACATAGTTGGCGGGGCAAGCTtgacaaaaaacaaaactatactAGTATGagaatataaattgtgtaaaatgtgtatgtatgagAAATTAAACATAGTCTTACATCTTAAACCTAAtgcaactttaaattaaaactaaattattttaacaatattataccaTTCTAAAGATATAAGAAACTTTGGCCTATAAAATAATCTACTAGTTAACTAAAGGAAGCGGACATAATTTTTGATAAGAGCGAACATAGGTTCTACCATTTGCCATCTTTACTTCAGCCACTCTAACCTTATGGTCAGAGCCAGGAAATGTTTTAACAATGCGCCCCATGGGCCAATATAATGATGGCACATTAACCTGCTTCACAATGACCAAGTCACCctcttttaaattatcataattatatttccaCTTGGGTCTATTTTGTAGTTGAGTTAAATAGTCATTGCTCCACAATTTCCAAAattcttgtttaattttagtacaAATTTGCCAAAACTTAagtctatttatattaatatctgaAAGGTTCGGTTCTGGTATACTAGTGAGAGGAGCCCCAATTAGGAAATGTCCCGGAGTCAAATATGTTAAGTCAGATATATCGCTACTCATAGGGAGCAAGGGCCTAGAGTTTAATATGGCTTCTATTTGAGTTATAATAGTATAAAGCTCTTCAAAGGTTAAACAGGCAAAACCCACAACCCTTTTTAAATGATACTTTACGCTTTTTACCCCAGCTTCCCATAAACCACCAAACTCTGGGGCATAACTAGGtatgaacttaaaattaattaatttatcagaGCAAAAATGATGTACAGAGTCCATATTATGTTTAGACGCTAAAAGATTATACAGTTCAGTTAAATAATTGGAAGCACCCTTAAATGTCTTTGCATTATCACAATAAATTCTATTAGGTACACCTCGTCTAGATATAAATCTTCGAAGACATGCCAAAAAGGTTTCAGTGGTAAGGTCACTGATTAATTCTAAGTGTATTGCTTTAGTAGAAAAGCAAACAAATAAGGCAATATATGCTTTTGTAATTAATGGTTTACGAATTCTAgctattttcatttcaaatggACCACAAAAGTCAACACCGGTTACCTCAAAAGGTCAAGCGGGAGTAGTTCTCTCTGCAGGTAATGAACCCATAAGCTGTTTAGCAGTTGCGGCCTTGATTTGGAAGCATCCAATACACCTATGGAGTACCTTTTTGACTTCGCGAATACCACCTACTATCCAATATGCCTGCGATAATGAACTGAGAACTAACTTAGCTCCAGCATGTAATAGTCTTAAATGTTCAGAATTTATAAGAGTATGTGTAACATGGTCTGACTTGGGTAAAACTATTGGATGCTTTTTATCATATGAAATGTTTGGTGTATTATCTAAACGTCCTCCTATTCTTATTAATTGTTGATGATCAAGAAAAATGTGTAAGCTACTTAAGTTTGATTTTACAGGTTTATTTAATGTAagtgattttatttcattatgaaaATGTATTTCCTGTATATGTCGAAAAATCATAACTTGAGAAGTGCATAATTCTTTAGGTGTTATTGcaccacataatttatttttaggattctgtgtgttgtttttaaatcttaaaataagtGCAATAATTCTtcttaacttataaaaatttgaatatctATAGAATATATCCTCACTTAAATCGAACTGTCCtacattacaaaattttttaactgatttaTCACTATTTATAAGGGTATCACACGGCATACTATCCGTCACTACACAAGATTTATAATCATACATAATATGTTCATAGTATTTATCAGACAAGTACTGTGGTCCATGAAACCACATGTAGCTCTCCTCCAATTTATGTGGAGCAGTTCCCCGCGACAACAAATCTGCAGGGTTGTCTTTACCTTTGACATAGGTCCAGGTAAAATCTTTAGTTAAATCTGTAATTTCTCTTACTCTTCTTGAAACataagtatttttctttatgttCTTGTTACCTAACCAAGCTAAAACTATCTGTGAATCTGAATGCAAAATCGTTCTTAAAGGAAAACGCGCCTTAAGTGTATTATTTACTTTGTGTGTTAATTGAGAGAGAAGAAGAGCACTATTTAGTTCTAAATTTGGAATTGTGAGTGTTTTCTTTAAAGGTGCTACTCGAGACTTAGAACACAGTAAGGCTACACTAACTCTACCATCTCTATGAAAAACTCTTAAATAGAGACAGCATGCTATTGCATCAAATGAAGCATCACAGTAACCGAGCAGCTCTACATTATTAGTATCACCAAAAACAATACCACGCTGAGTATTGATGGGATTCATCTTCTCTAAACTTTCACCAAATTTATACCACTTATCTAGCAGGCTTGAGGGTATAGCCTCAtcccaatttatttttaaactccaTAAACTTTGCATAAACAATTTAGCTGTAACTATTATAGGGCCAATAAGTCCCAAAGGATCATATATTTTAcctataaaacttaaaatttccCTTTTAGTTTTAAGTAACTTTAAATCTTGCGCTGGACATGAAAATACGAAGGAATCggtaagtatattatattttaatcctaAAGTTTTAATCATGttgtctttattaatattaatatgctCAAAATACCTCCTATTTGATGGTATATCTTCTaaaatttgtgtattatttgaacaccATTTATGTAGTGTAAAACTGCCAAGGCTTAATAATTGTATAAGCTCTTGTTTCAGATTCCGAAGCTGATCTATGTTGTCAGCGCCACATATTATATCATCTACATAAGTATTTCTAATTATAGCATCTGCAGCTAGTGGAAACCTGTCTTTATAGATATAAGCAAGCTCCAACAAACACCTTGTAGCTAAGTATGTAGATGATTTCAAACCATAGGTAACTGTTTGCAACTGTAAACAAATTATAGGTTTCTGTGGATTATCTCGCCACAAAATATTTTGCAGAGGCGTGTGAAtagaattaatgaaaatttgcctaaacattttttcaatatcacACATCAATGTATAGCGATAAGTTctaaataatactagtataTCAAATAACTCACTTTGAACTATTGGTCCATTTAACATGACATTATTAAGTGATATTTTACATTGTGATTTCAGACTCCCATTGAACACAACCCGCAATTTGGTTGTCTTGCTATGCTCATTGTGCACTGCATGATGAGCTAGAAAATAAACAGGGTCACTATAAACATCATAATCATTTATATCTACTATTTTAGCATGTCCCAAAGATATGTACTCgtcaataaaacatttatattggttaAAATATCTAGGATGAGCTTGAAACATCTTTTCTAATGAATAAAATCTCTGAAGTGCAGCTGTAAATGTATCTCCAATATGCAACATATTTAACGAAGTCTTTAGCGGTAAATCTACATAAAATCTGCAATTTTTTAAACTCATAGTATCTTTGAAGATACGTTCAGCCTTCTGAAATTCACAATTTACTTTATTAGTCACCTCAGGAACTTTTTCAGACAACCAAAACTTTTCCATTATGTCACTCAACTTATCTTCATTTTCTACCGCATGGTTAATAACTAAAGTagtatcattttttatattattacatgccATTGAGCCACCCACTATGTACCCGAATAGAGTATTCTGTAACACCAatccattatttaaataaatgtgacCATGTAATAAGGTCTTAAAGTACAAATCTGCGCCGAGTAATAAAGAAATTTCAGAAGGGACATTAAAATTGACATCAGCTAACGTAACACTCTTGGGTATCTCCAAGCtacttaaatcaaaataattttgaggCAATTTTGTGGTTATGGAATCCACTACATGACATTTTACCTGAAATTGAGTATTTTCAATTAGTGAGCTCAATGTGACATTTACAATTTGACTGACCTGATTATTATTGTTGCCTACACCTATGATATTACATGTTTGAGAAATAGGACTTAAGTATAACTGTTCAACAAGAGACCTTTTTATAATTGAAGCTTG is a window from the Melitaea cinxia chromosome 3, ilMelCinx1.1, whole genome shotgun sequence genome containing:
- the LOC123667531 gene encoding uncharacterized protein LOC123667531 is translated as MKIARIRKPLITKAYIALFVCFSTKAIHLELISDLTTETFLACLRRFISRRGVPNRIYCDNAKTFKGASNYLTELYNLLASKHNMDSVHHFCSDKLINFKFIPSYAPEFGGLWEAGVKSVKYHLKRVVGFACLTFEELYTIITQIEAILNSRPLLPMSSDISDLTYLTPGHFLIGAPLTSIPEPNLSDININRLKFWQICTKIKQEFWKLWSNDYLTQLQNRPKWKYNYDNLKEGDLVIVKQVNVPSLYWPMGRIVKTFPGSDHKVRVAEVKMANGRTYVRSYQKLCPLPLVN
- the LOC123667542 gene encoding uncharacterized protein LOC123667542, which produces MFRQIFINSIHTPLQNILWRDNPQKPIICLQLQTVTYGLKSSTYLATRCLLELAYIYKDRFPLAADAIIRNTYVDDIICGADNIDQLRNLKQELIQLLSLGSFTLHKWCSNNTQILEDIPSNRRYFEHININKDNMIKTLGLKYNILTDSFVFSCPAQDLKLLKTKREILSFIGKIYDPLGLIGPIIVTAKLFMQSLWSLKINWDEAIPSSLLDKWYKFGESLEKMNPINTQRGIVFGDTNNVELLGYCDASFDAIACCLYLRVFHRDGRVSVALLCSKSRVAPLKKTLTIPNLELNSALLLSQLTHKVNNTLKARFPLRTILHSDSQIVLAWLGNKNIKKNTYVSRRVREITDLTKDFTWTYVKGKDNPADLLSRGTAPHKLEESYMWFHGPQYLSDKYYEHIMYDYKSCVVTDSMPCDTLINSDKSVKKFCNVGQFDLRGRLDNTPNISYDKKHPIVLPKSDHVTHTLINSEHLRLLHAGAKLVLSSLSQAYWIVGGIREVKKVLHRCIGCFQIKAATAKQLMGSLPAERTTPA